DNA from Solidesulfovibrio fructosivorans JJ]:
GCCGAATGCGAGGCCCTGGCCGGGCGCGGGGCGCGGGAAATCACGCTCCTTGGCCAAAACGTCAACAGCTACGGCCTCGACGCCTCCGGCGACGGCACGTCGTTTGCCCGGCTGCTCGACGCCGTGGCCACCATACCGGGCATCGCGCGCATCCGCTTCACCACCTCCCACCCCAAGGACCTAAGCGACGATGTCGTCGCCCGCTTCGCCGACCTGCCCGAACTGTGCCCGGCCCTGCACCTGCCGGTGCAGTCCGGCTCCGACGCGGTGCTTACGCGCATGGGCCGGCGCTACGACCGGGCCGCCTACCTGCGCCTCGTGGACAAGCTGCGCCGGGCCCGGCCGGGCATCGCCCTGACCACGGACCTGATCGTGGGCTTTCCCGGCGAAACCGACGACGACTTCCGGCGCACCCTCGATTTGGTGCGCGAGGTTGGATTTGATAGCGGCTTCTCCTTCATGTACTGTGATAGGCCAGGAACCGTATCCGAGCGCATGGAGCCCAAGGTCGCCCAGGAGGTCAAATCGGCCCGCCTGGCCGAATTGCAGGCCCTGCTCGACGAACGGCTCGCCGCGGCCCTGGCCGCGCAGGTCGGACGGACGACCGAGATTCTCATCGAAGGCGCAAGCCGTCGGGACTCTCCGACCGGCCCCTCATGGCGGGGACGCGACCCCGGGGGACGCATCGTCAACATGGCCCTGCCGGGCGTTGCGGAGGCCGCCGGAACGATCGTGCGCGCCCGCATCCGCCAAGCCAAAAAGCACTCCCTGATCGGGGAGGCGGAGGCCGACCATGATTGAAATGAAAGTGTTCGGACTGGCCCTTGACGAAGAATCCCAGGTGCCCGTGCTCATCCTCAAGGACATGGAGGAAAAAGCCGTCCTGCCCATCTGGATCGGCGCCATGGAAGCCATGGCCATCTCCCTGGCCCTAAACGACGTGGTGCTGCCGCGCCCCATGACCCACGATCTGCTGCTCAACACCATCGCCAAGCTCAACGGACATGTGGTGGCCATCCACGTGACCGAGCTTGCCGAAGGCACCTACTACGCGGACATCGAACTGGAAGTGGAAGGCGGCATCCGCCGGGTGGACAGCCGGCCCTCGGACGCCATCGCCCTGGCCCTGCGCGCCAAGGCCCCCATCCTCGTGGCCGAACCCGTGCTCGAACAGGTGGCCAACGAAGCGAAAAACGAGTCCGTCGTGGAATTCTCCAGCGACGACAGCGACAAGTGGACGGAGCTGCTCGAAAAATTCGAACTCGACGACACCAAGTACAAAATGTGACGCCATGATCGACCTGCACACCCACACCACCTTCTCCGACGGCGAGCTCATTCCCTCGGAACTGGCCCGGCGCGCCGCCAAAGCCGGCTACCGCGCCATGGCCATGACCGACCACGCCGACTTCTCCAACCTGGACCTGATTCTCACCAACATCGGCCGGTTCGTGGCCGAAACAGGAGCCTTCCTCGGCGTCACCGTGCTGTGCGGGGTGGAGATCACCCACGTGCCGCCGCCCTTGATCCCCCACCTGGCCGAGCTGGCCCGGGAACGCGGGGCTCACATCGTGGTGGTGCACGGCGAAACCATCGTCGAGCCCGTGGAAGCCGGCACCAACCTGGCCGCCATCGAGGCCGGGGTGGACATCCTGGCCCACCCGGGACTCATCACCCCGGAAGAGGCGGAACTGGCCGCCGAACGCGGCGTGGCGCTCGAAATCACCACCCGCAAGGGACACAGCCTCACCAACGGCCACGTGGCCGCCCTGGCCCGGCGCTTCGGGGCGAAACTCGTCATCGACAACGACGCCCACGCCCCGGACGACCTCGTCTCCCAGGAACGCCGCAAGAAAATCGCCCTCGGCGCGGGACTCACCCACGAAGAATACCTGCAAGCCGAGGCCAACTCCCGGGACATCGTCTCCCGGGTTCTCGGCGCGGGCCGCATGGGCTGACAGCCCCTCCCGCGAAAAAACCGTGCAACCTTGCCACGCCCCGCCGTTGCGTATAGGCGTGGCATATCACCCCGCCCTCAAGGAGCGACCATGCCCAGACTTCTTGGACTCCTCATTGCCCTCCTCATGCTTTCAAGCCTCTCGGGCTGCGGCTACAACCAGATGCAGACCAACGAGGAGGCGGTCAACGGCGCCTGGGGCAACGTGGAATCGGCCCTGCAACGCCGCCTGGACCTCATCCCCAACCTCGTGGAAACCGTCAAAGGCTACGCCAGCCACGAAAAAGACACCCTGACCGCCGTGGTCGACGCCCGGGCCAAGGCCACGCAAGTGAAAATCACGCCCGAGACCCTCAACGACCCCAAGGCCATGGCCGCCTTCCAACAGGCCCAGGGACAAATGCAGTCCTCCCTGTCGCGCCTTCTGGCCATCGCCGAAAACTACCCGCAACTCAAAGCCGACCAGAACTTCCGCGACCTGCAAAACCAGCTCGAAGGCACCGAAAACCGCATCAACGTCGCCCGCCAGCGCTACAACCAGGCCGTCGAAACCTATAACGCCTCCATCCGCACCTTCCCCAACTTCATCACCAACTCCCTGCTGCTGCACCTGAAGCCCAAGGAATACTTCAAGGCCGACGAAGCCGCCAAACAAGCGCCCAAGGTGAAGTTTTAACGAATGCCTCCGGCGGCCAGGGGGAAACTTTTTGAAAAAAGTTTCCCCCTGGACCCCCTTCAAAAACTTTCAATAGTAATTTGTACAATCGCAGCGTGTTATAAATGGGGAGGCGCATGCCCGACATAAGTAGCCCAACCAATGTGTTGCCCTGGGAAGGCGCGGAGCGCATGCGGCGGGCTTGCCGCGAAGCGGCATGCGCCGGCGCATCGGCCCGCGCCCCGCGCCCGTGCCCCCCGTCAGGGGGGGCCGGGGGGCCCTCGGCCCCCCCGCGGAGGGGTCCAGGGGAGGCGGCGCCTCCCCTGGCCGCCGGAGGCCACACCGCCGCCGCCAGCATCATCCCGCTCCTCTGCGCCTTCCTCATCCTTTGCTTCGCCGCAACGGCGATGGCGCTGGAGGTGCCGAAGCTCAGCGGGCGGGTGAACGATTACGCCAAGTTGCTTTCGCCCCAGGCCAAGGCGAAGCTTGATGCCGAGCTGGCCGATTTCGAGCGCACGGATTCGACCCAGGTGGTGGTGCTGACCATTCCGTCGCTCGAGGGCGAGTCCTTGGAGGAGTATTCCATCAAGGTGGCCGAGGCCTGGGGCATCGGGCAAAAGGGCAAGGACAACGGCGTGCTGCTGCTCGTGTCCAAGGGCGACCGCAAGGTGCGCATCGAGGTGGGCTACGGCCTGGAGGGCAGGCTCACGGACGCGCTGTCCGGTCGCATCATCGACTACGCCATTGTGCCGCGATTCAAGGCCGGCAACTTCGACGCCGGCATAATGGACGGCGTTTCGGCCATCATGCAGGCCGTGCGCGGCGAGTACAAGGGGGGGCCCTCCCATAAGGGCAAGGGGAGCGACGACAACGCGGTCTTCGGGCTCTTCATTTTGGCCATCATCCTGACGGCCGTGCTCTCGGGGCTTCCGGCCCCGGTCCGGGCCGGAATATTCGGCCTGGCCCTGCCGGGCGCGGGCGCGCTTTTCGGCCTGGGAATCGGCATGCTGGCCTTGCTGTGCGTGGGCGGCATCGCGCTCGGGCTGATCGGGCCGTTTCTGTTCAGCTCCGGCCGGGGCGGCGGCGGCGGATTTTTTATCGGCGGCGGGGGCGGCGGCTTTGGAAGTGGAGGCGGCGGCGGATTCTCCGGGGGCGGCGGCGGTTTTGGCGGCGGCGGCTCCTCGGGAAGCTGGTAGGAGGCTTTGATGCGCCATCTGGTAAATGCTTTTTTGTCCGCTGACGACCGGAAAAAAGTGGTGGCCGCAGTGCGCGCGGCCGAGACAACGACCTCGGCCGAGATCGTGCCCATGGTGGTCGGGGCCAGCGATTCCTACCCCAAGGCCGAACTGGCCTGCGGGCTGGCCGTGGGCCTTGTGGGCGGCGTGCTGTGCGCGCTCGTTTTCGGCACGCGCGGCATGTGGCTTTTCCTGCTCTATTTCGGCCTGTTCGCCCTGGCCGGATTCCATCTCGCCAAACGCCTGCCCTCGCTCAAGCGGCTTTTCGTCTCCAAG
Protein-coding regions in this window:
- a CDS encoding bifunctional nuclease family protein: MIEMKVFGLALDEESQVPVLILKDMEEKAVLPIWIGAMEAMAISLALNDVVLPRPMTHDLLLNTIAKLNGHVVAIHVTELAEGTYYADIELEVEGGIRRVDSRPSDAIALALRAKAPILVAEPVLEQVANEAKNESVVEFSSDDSDKWTELLEKFELDDTKYKM
- a CDS encoding TPM domain-containing protein — its product is MPDISSPTNVLPWEGAERMRRACREAACAGASARAPRPCPPSGGAGGPSAPPRRGPGEAAPPLAAGGHTAAASIIPLLCAFLILCFAATAMALEVPKLSGRVNDYAKLLSPQAKAKLDAELADFERTDSTQVVVLTIPSLEGESLEEYSIKVAEAWGIGQKGKDNGVLLLVSKGDRKVRIEVGYGLEGRLTDALSGRIIDYAIVPRFKAGNFDAGIMDGVSAIMQAVRGEYKGGPSHKGKGSDDNAVFGLFILAIILTAVLSGLPAPVRAGIFGLALPGAGALFGLGIGMLALLCVGGIALGLIGPFLFSSGRGGGGGFFIGGGGGGFGSGGGGGFSGGGGGFGGGGSSGSW
- a CDS encoding LemA family protein encodes the protein MPRLLGLLIALLMLSSLSGCGYNQMQTNEEAVNGAWGNVESALQRRLDLIPNLVETVKGYASHEKDTLTAVVDARAKATQVKITPETLNDPKAMAAFQQAQGQMQSSLSRLLAIAENYPQLKADQNFRDLQNQLEGTENRINVARQRYNQAVETYNASIRTFPNFITNSLLLHLKPKEYFKADEAAKQAPKVKF
- a CDS encoding histidinol phosphate phosphatase domain-containing protein; the protein is MIDLHTHTTFSDGELIPSELARRAAKAGYRAMAMTDHADFSNLDLILTNIGRFVAETGAFLGVTVLCGVEITHVPPPLIPHLAELARERGAHIVVVHGETIVEPVEAGTNLAAIEAGVDILAHPGLITPEEAELAAERGVALEITTRKGHSLTNGHVAALARRFGAKLVIDNDAHAPDDLVSQERRKKIALGAGLTHEEYLQAEANSRDIVSRVLGAGRMG
- the miaB gene encoding tRNA (N6-isopentenyl adenosine(37)-C2)-methylthiotransferase MiaB, with the translated sequence MKFHITTMGCQMNVGDGDWLTRSLIGLGFTPAPEEEAELFILFTCSVREKPEQKVASELGRIADRHRDNPNAFVAVGGCVAQQFGTALWRRFPMVRLVFGSDGIAGAPQALSRLAAEPGLRLSLLDFTETYPERDQSWPEDTVPPRAFVSIMQGCDNFCAYCIVPFVRGRQKSRGLPAVVAECEALAGRGAREITLLGQNVNSYGLDASGDGTSFARLLDAVATIPGIARIRFTTSHPKDLSDDVVARFADLPELCPALHLPVQSGSDAVLTRMGRRYDRAAYLRLVDKLRRARPGIALTTDLIVGFPGETDDDFRRTLDLVREVGFDSGFSFMYCDRPGTVSERMEPKVAQEVKSARLAELQALLDERLAAALAAQVGRTTEILIEGASRRDSPTGPSWRGRDPGGRIVNMALPGVAEAAGTIVRARIRQAKKHSLIGEAEADHD